A part of Pelomicrobium methylotrophicum genomic DNA contains:
- a CDS encoding type II toxin-antitoxin system VapB family antitoxin, translated as MRTNIVLDDRIVKEAMRLTGVKTKREVVDRALRELVARRKQSALRELAGRDLIDPAYDVRAVRAGMNRDSR; from the coding sequence ATGCGTACCAACATCGTGCTCGATGACCGGATCGTCAAGGAAGCGATGCGCCTGACCGGCGTCAAGACTAAACGCGAGGTCGTGGATCGCGCCCTGCGCGAGCTGGTAGCCCGCCGCAAGCAAAGCGCTCTGCGCGAGCTGGCGGGGCGCGACCTGATCGATCCGGCCTATGACGTGCGCGCGGTGCGGGCCGGGATGAATCGTGATTCTCGTTGA
- the vapC gene encoding type II toxin-antitoxin system VapC family toxin, whose product MILVDTSVWIDWLRRKATAAARALDQLLDQEDLALAPVVLQELLQGARGPRELEVLRSHFASLPMLQASVDTYAAAGALYARCRWEGFTPCSPHDCLIACLAIEHRAALLHDDRDFESLARVEPKLRLVAV is encoded by the coding sequence GTGATTCTCGTTGACACGTCCGTCTGGATCGACTGGTTGCGGCGCAAAGCTACTGCAGCCGCGCGCGCGCTCGACCAGCTTCTCGACCAGGAGGACCTCGCTTTGGCCCCGGTCGTTTTGCAGGAGTTGCTCCAAGGAGCGCGCGGCCCCCGGGAGTTGGAAGTGCTGCGATCGCACTTCGCTTCGTTACCGATGTTGCAGGCGAGCGTGGACACGTACGCGGCGGCGGGCGCCCTGTATGCTCGCTGCCGCTGGGAGGGTTTCACCCCGTGCAGCCCCCACGATTGCCTGATCGCGTGCCTCGCCATCGAGCACAGAGCGGCTTTGTTGCACGATGATCGGGATTTCGAGTCGTTGGCCCGCGTCGAGCCGAAACTCAGGCTCGTTGCAGTCTGA
- the csm6 gene encoding CRISPR-associated ring nuclease Csm6, with amino-acid sequence MSEIDPMRPDRYPRRILLAVTGLSPQVVTETLYALAVRPEGRPAFVPTEVHLITTAEGAERARLTLLSKDPGWFHRLCLDYKLKGIAFDETRIHVLSGPEGGALEDIRTQEDNERVADFLTERIRQLTASEEVALHVSIAGGRKTMGYYAGYALSLYGRPQDRLSHVLVSTPYESNQEFYYPTPYSRVIYTHPPENRPIDARDAKVTLADIPFVRLRHGLPGRLLAGAARFSEVVAAAQEMLGPPELVIDLDGRCIRAGGRIVPLPPADLAFLAWFARRAAEGREPLACPKDGVPEKEYAEAYLREYRTILGPMGDDETTVKRYAKGMSKDDFLERNSKLKKLLTRALDVSARPYLIHGEGRRPKRYRLKLPPKSIHFTAIDDTPSGFSPEAASRACRAQEAESARGTKSKRLARHERQTTTRRSG; translated from the coding sequence ATGAGCGAAATTGATCCGATGCGCCCCGACCGTTACCCGCGCCGCATCCTGCTGGCGGTGACCGGGCTTTCGCCCCAGGTGGTGACGGAGACGCTCTATGCCCTCGCGGTGAGGCCTGAGGGCAGGCCGGCCTTCGTCCCCACCGAAGTGCACCTGATCACCACGGCCGAAGGCGCCGAGCGGGCGCGCCTTACGCTCCTTTCGAAGGATCCCGGCTGGTTCCATCGCCTGTGTCTGGATTACAAGCTCAAGGGGATCGCTTTCGATGAAACGCGTATTCATGTGCTGAGCGGGCCGGAAGGCGGTGCGCTGGAGGACATTCGCACGCAAGAGGACAATGAGCGGGTGGCGGACTTCCTGACCGAGCGCATTCGCCAGCTCACGGCCTCGGAAGAAGTGGCGCTCCATGTGTCCATCGCTGGCGGACGTAAGACCATGGGTTACTACGCGGGCTATGCACTTTCCCTCTACGGCAGGCCCCAGGACCGGCTATCCCACGTGCTCGTGTCCACGCCGTACGAATCGAATCAGGAGTTTTATTACCCCACGCCTTACAGTCGTGTGATTTACACCCATCCGCCGGAAAACCGGCCCATCGATGCCCGGGATGCCAAAGTCACATTGGCCGACATTCCCTTCGTCCGCCTGCGCCACGGATTACCCGGGCGGCTGCTCGCGGGCGCCGCGCGCTTCAGCGAGGTGGTGGCGGCGGCTCAGGAGATGCTTGGGCCTCCCGAGCTGGTGATCGATCTCGATGGCCGGTGTATCCGGGCCGGCGGGAGGATCGTACCGCTACCGCCTGCGGATCTTGCTTTTCTTGCCTGGTTCGCGAGGCGCGCCGCCGAGGGCCGCGAGCCCCTCGCTTGCCCAAAGGATGGCGTTCCAGAAAAGGAGTACGCCGAGGCGTACCTGCGCGAATATCGGACGATTCTCGGCCCGATGGGGGACGACGAGACGACCGTAAAGCGTTACGCCAAAGGTATGAGCAAGGACGACTTTCTCGAGCGCAATTCCAAGCTCAAGAAGCTATTGACCCGCGCCCTGGATGTTTCCGCTCGCCCGTACTTGATTCACGGCGAAGGGAGGCGGCCTAAACGCTATCGCCTCAAACTGCCTCCCAAGTCCATCCATTTCACGGCCATCGACGATACGCCATCCGGCTTCTCCCCCGAGGCAGCAAGCAGGGCTTGCAGAGCGCAGGAGGCCGAGTCGGCGCGTGGTACGAAAAGCAAGCGATTGGCGCGCCATGAGCGACAAACGACGACCCGCCGCAGCGGATAG
- the cas6 gene encoding CRISPR system precrRNA processing endoribonuclease RAMP protein Cas6, whose amino-acid sequence MEPGTSHLHLPIGAYRLEFAADKPVTLGEFPGSAWRGAFGHALKRAVCVTRERRCESCPLYRTCLYPYVFQTPPPPDAAKMRRYEAVPHPFALRPGPAPGDDGRVSLLLTLFGDANRHLAAILYALTRAASGERGIAGNRLMLRHVCQEEAPGSSAWTKIYEEGGVLAPLPPLPVPVPPVPPAITIHLHTPLRIKRDGRHVGAAEFRFSDLFRNLLRRISMLTYFHTDTPLETDFKALVTHAETIATRSELAWKDWTRYSARQKTLMRLGGLVGRIDIDGQDLAPFWPYLWLGQWTHAGAGATMGLGHYTLASLQVAREVKISATLSGDERN is encoded by the coding sequence ATGGAGCCGGGGACGAGCCATCTGCACCTTCCCATCGGGGCCTATCGGCTGGAGTTCGCCGCCGACAAGCCGGTCACCCTGGGCGAGTTCCCGGGCTCCGCCTGGCGAGGCGCCTTTGGGCATGCGCTCAAACGCGCTGTCTGCGTGACCCGCGAGCGGCGCTGCGAAAGCTGCCCGCTGTACCGCACTTGCCTCTATCCCTACGTCTTTCAGACGCCGCCGCCGCCCGACGCGGCCAAGATGCGTCGCTACGAAGCCGTTCCCCATCCGTTTGCGCTGCGTCCGGGACCTGCGCCCGGCGACGATGGGCGCGTCAGCCTTCTCTTGACCTTGTTCGGCGATGCGAACCGCCATCTCGCGGCCATTCTGTACGCCTTGACGCGCGCTGCCTCGGGCGAGCGGGGGATCGCCGGCAATCGGTTGATGCTCCGGCACGTGTGCCAGGAGGAGGCGCCGGGCTCCAGCGCCTGGACAAAAATTTACGAGGAGGGCGGAGTGCTCGCGCCCCTTCCACCCTTGCCGGTCCCAGTGCCTCCCGTGCCCCCGGCGATCACCATCCACCTGCATACACCCCTGCGCATCAAACGCGACGGGCGCCACGTGGGCGCCGCGGAGTTCCGCTTCTCGGACTTATTCCGCAACCTACTGCGCCGGATCTCCATGCTCACCTACTTTCATACCGATACGCCGCTCGAGACCGATTTCAAGGCGTTGGTGACTCACGCCGAGACGATCGCGACCCGAAGCGAGCTCGCTTGGAAGGACTGGACTCGATATTCGGCGCGTCAAAAAACCCTCATGCGGTTGGGCGGCCTGGTGGGGCGGATCGACATCGACGGCCAAGACCTCGCGCCCTTCTGGCCTTACCTGTGGCTGGGGCAGTGGACCCATGCCGGTGCGGGCGCGACCATGGGCCTCGGGCACTACACCCTCGCAAGCTTGCAAGTTGCCCGCGAGGTAAAAATTTCTGCGACATTGTCCGGCGATGAGCGAAATTGA
- a CDS encoding YbhB/YbcL family Raf kinase inhibitor-like protein, whose translation MTLTLTSSAFSHRGEIPKKYTCDGEDVSPPLAWTGVPAGAKSLALIVDDPDAPDPKAPKMTWVHWVLYNIPPAAGGLPEAVGSKLPPGTLEGLNDWKRTGYGGPCPPIGRHRYFHKLYALDTVLPDLKKPTKVELEKAMQGHVLAVAELVGTYQR comes from the coding sequence ATGACGCTGACACTTACCTCGAGCGCGTTTTCCCACCGAGGGGAAATCCCAAAGAAATACACCTGCGACGGCGAAGATGTATCGCCGCCCCTCGCCTGGACGGGCGTGCCCGCTGGCGCGAAGAGCCTGGCGCTGATCGTGGACGATCCCGACGCGCCCGATCCCAAAGCGCCGAAGATGACTTGGGTGCATTGGGTGCTCTACAACATCCCGCCCGCCGCGGGCGGGCTACCGGAGGCGGTGGGCTCGAAACTGCCGCCGGGCACGCTGGAGGGCTTGAACGACTGGAAGCGCACGGGCTACGGCGGCCCTTGCCCGCCCATCGGCCGCCACCGCTACTTTCACAAGCTCTACGCCCTGGACACAGTGCTGCCGGACCTGAAGAAGCCCACCAAGGTTGAGCTGGAAAAAGCCATGCAAGGGCACGTGCTTGCCGTCGCGGAGCTGGTGGGCACGTATCAACGGTAA
- a CDS encoding peroxiredoxin, with translation MTIQVGDRLPDGVLTEYVEAEQPGCSAGPNNFNVSELVKGKRIVIFGLPGAFTPTCSAKHVPGYVTHYEKFRAKGVDEIWCISVNDAFVMHAWGKDQKAEGKVRMMADGNGDYTRSLGLEQDLRARNMGLRSQRYAMLVEDGVVKKLKVEQPGKFEVSSAEAMLAEL, from the coding sequence ATGACGATCCAGGTCGGCGATCGCCTTCCCGACGGCGTGCTCACGGAGTACGTGGAAGCCGAGCAGCCAGGGTGCAGCGCGGGGCCCAACAACTTCAACGTCTCTGAGCTTGTGAAAGGCAAACGCATTGTCATCTTCGGACTGCCGGGGGCTTTCACGCCCACCTGCTCCGCGAAGCACGTCCCCGGATACGTCACCCACTACGAAAAGTTCAGGGCCAAAGGGGTGGACGAAATCTGGTGCATCTCGGTGAACGACGCCTTCGTCATGCACGCTTGGGGCAAAGACCAGAAAGCGGAAGGCAAGGTGCGCATGATGGCTGACGGCAACGGCGATTACACTCGCAGCCTCGGCCTCGAGCAAGACTTGAGGGCCCGAAACATGGGCCTGCGCTCCCAGCGCTACGCCATGCTGGTGGAAGATGGCGTGGTGAAGAAGCTCAAGGTGGAGCAACCAGGAAAATTCGAAGTCTCGAGCGCGGAAGCGATGCTGGCCGAGCTTTGA
- a CDS encoding DUF4202 domain-containing protein produces the protein MEPLPSRFEKALTLIDAVHREDPQVEVVEGIARPSEALYAERMSAWVERLQPDASELLRLAVRCQHLRRWAIPRDRYPTGRLGYHQWRTAQAQAHAQTAGVLLRQAGYDEASIARVQALIRKERLRQDPETQCLEDAACLVFLEYGLPGFAAQHDEAQVIDILQKTWNKMSPRAREEALRLKLTPHARALLDKALAGT, from the coding sequence ATGGAACCTTTGCCCTCTCGCTTCGAAAAGGCCCTGACGCTGATCGACGCGGTACACCGCGAGGACCCCCAGGTGGAAGTCGTCGAAGGCATCGCACGGCCGAGCGAAGCGCTCTATGCGGAGCGCATGAGCGCCTGGGTCGAGCGGTTGCAGCCCGACGCCTCGGAGCTCTTGCGGTTGGCGGTGCGCTGCCAGCACCTCAGGCGCTGGGCCATCCCGCGCGACCGCTATCCCACGGGCCGCCTCGGTTACCATCAGTGGCGCACGGCGCAGGCCCAGGCCCACGCCCAAACCGCCGGGGTGTTGCTGCGTCAGGCAGGCTACGACGAAGCCAGCATCGCCCGTGTCCAGGCCCTGATCCGCAAAGAACGGCTGCGCCAAGACCCCGAGACCCAGTGTCTCGAGGACGCAGCGTGCCTCGTCTTCCTCGAGTACGGCCTGCCCGGTTTCGCCGCCCAGCACGACGAAGCCCAGGTGATCGATATCCTGCAGAAGACCTGGAACAAGATGTCGCCGCGGGCGCGGGAGGAAGCGTTGCGGCTAAAACTGACGCCCCACGCCCGCGCGCTGCTCGACAAAGCGCTCGCGGGGACCTGA
- the queG gene encoding tRNA epoxyqueuosine(34) reductase QueG produces MQGDSLCCARLEGAALVQAIKRWGRELGFQRVGVTHADLGDAEARLLDWLAHGYHGDMDYMARHGVKRSRPSALVPGTVSVICARMNYLPPQARASRSVLDDPERAFVSRYALGRDYHKVVRSRLAQLARRIARHVEGFAWRAFADSAPVMEVELASRAGVGWRGKHTLLLARDAGSWFFLGEIYTNLSLPADPPEADHCGTCTRCIDACPTQAIIAPYRIDARRCISYLTIEHKGEIPEALRPLMGNRIYGCDDCQLVCPWTRFAKTSREPDFAVRNGLDDASLVALFGWSEQQFLERFAGSPIRRLGYERWLRNIAVALGNAPSTPAVVAALEARRDHPSALVRVHVAWALARHGR; encoded by the coding sequence ATGCAAGGCGATTCCCTTTGTTGTGCGCGGCTTGAAGGCGCCGCGCTCGTTCAGGCCATCAAGCGTTGGGGCCGCGAGCTCGGATTTCAGCGCGTTGGCGTCACCCATGCCGACTTGGGGGACGCCGAGGCGCGCCTGCTCGACTGGCTCGCCCACGGCTACCACGGCGACATGGATTATATGGCACGCCATGGCGTCAAACGCAGCCGGCCCTCGGCGCTCGTGCCTGGCACCGTATCGGTGATCTGCGCGCGCATGAACTACCTGCCGCCGCAGGCGCGGGCGAGCAGGTCCGTGCTGGACGATCCCGAGCGGGCCTTTGTGTCGCGCTACGCCTTGGGGCGCGACTACCACAAGGTGGTGCGCAGCCGTCTGGCGCAGCTTGCGCGGCGCATCGCCCGGCACGTGGAGGGCTTCGCCTGGCGGGCCTTCGCCGACAGCGCCCCCGTGATGGAAGTGGAACTCGCGTCCCGCGCCGGGGTGGGGTGGCGCGGCAAGCACACGCTGCTGCTGGCGCGCGATGCGGGTTCATGGTTTTTTCTAGGCGAAATCTATACCAACCTCTCCCTTCCTGCCGACCCCCCTGAGGCGGACCATTGCGGCACGTGCACCCGGTGCATCGATGCCTGCCCCACCCAGGCCATTATCGCGCCCTACCGGATCGACGCCCGCCGCTGCATTTCCTACCTCACCATCGAGCACAAGGGGGAGATTCCCGAAGCCCTGCGCCCGCTCATGGGGAACCGGATCTACGGCTGCGACGACTGCCAGCTCGTCTGCCCCTGGACCCGTTTCGCGAAGACTTCCCGGGAGCCAGATTTCGCCGTCAGAAACGGGCTGGACGACGCGAGCCTGGTGGCGCTTTTCGGCTGGAGCGAGCAGCAGTTTCTCGAGCGCTTCGCCGGCAGCCCCATCCGGCGCTTGGGCTACGAGCGGTGGCTGCGCAACATCGCGGTGGCCCTGGGCAATGCGCCCAGCACGCCGGCCGTCGTGGCGGCCTTGGAGGCCCGGCGCGATCATCCGTCGGCGCTGGTGCGCGTGCACGTCGCCTGGGCCTTGGCGCGGCACGGTCGCTGA
- the tsaE gene encoding tRNA (adenosine(37)-N6)-threonylcarbamoyltransferase complex ATPase subunit type 1 TsaE: MGDANALKSELAAPTLDGLNERGAFKPRTTKGIALHTCHDNEARPAFSRFLPDEPATLSLGAALAECIAPGLRLYLGGDLGAGKTTLVRGLLRGLGYRGKVKSPTFTLVELYAISSLDLYHFDFYRFDDPVEWEHAGFREYFNPRSVCVVEWPDKAAGILPPPDLDLRLVFHGSGRIVHAVGNTDRGHQCIQRLKAHYKD; this comes from the coding sequence ATGGGTGACGCCAACGCGCTGAAATCCGAGCTCGCGGCCCCAACGCTTGATGGCCTGAACGAGCGCGGCGCCTTCAAGCCGCGCACAACAAAGGGAATCGCCTTGCATACCTGTCATGATAACGAGGCACGGCCCGCCTTTTCGCGCTTTTTGCCCGACGAGCCCGCGACGCTTTCGCTGGGCGCGGCGCTGGCGGAATGCATCGCGCCCGGCCTGCGTCTTTACCTCGGCGGTGACCTCGGCGCCGGCAAAACCACGCTCGTGAGGGGGCTGCTCCGGGGACTCGGATACCGGGGGAAAGTCAAAAGCCCGACCTTTACCCTGGTTGAACTTTATGCTATCTCTAGCTTAGACTTATATCACTTTGATTTTTATCGGTTCGACGATCCGGTGGAATGGGAGCATGCGGGGTTTCGCGAATACTTCAACCCGCGCTCGGTGTGCGTGGTGGAATGGCCCGACAAAGCGGCCGGGATCCTGCCTCCGCCCGACCTGGACCTCCGGCTCGTCTTCCACGGATCCGGCCGGATCGTCCATGCCGTCGGGAACACGGATCGGGGCCACCAGTGCATACAGCGGTTGAAAGCGCATTACAAGGACTAA
- a CDS encoding N-acetylmuramoyl-L-alanine amidase has protein sequence MLAALLSACLLPPARAAEVPVTAVRLWPAMEYTRVTLELPAPVNYTVFTLDDPDRLVIDLEGVALSPALAGLPDKVASSDPYLRAIRVGRFKPGVVRVVLDLKQRVNPQVFALKPIGDYGHRLVVDVYPLAPLDPLMALVMKKDTAQAPETGKTEAARPPAATGKAPEVKRLLTIAIDAGHGGEDPGARGPGGTLEKDVTLAIARKLRALVDKEENMRAAMIRDGDYYIPLHMRVAKARKVNADLFVSIHADAFIKPHARGSSVFALSERGATSAAASWLAKRENEADLIGGVNLDVPDPYLKQTLLDLSQTATIADSLKLGRMVLSELGNINTLHKEEVEQAGFAVLKAPDIPSILVETAFISNPDEERKLRDEAYQEKMARAILAGIKRYLAQNPPIARSKLARSEPETQQR, from the coding sequence GTGCTCGCCGCGCTGCTGTCCGCCTGCCTCCTTCCGCCCGCCCGCGCCGCCGAGGTGCCGGTGACCGCGGTGCGCTTGTGGCCCGCCATGGAGTACACGCGGGTCACGCTGGAGCTGCCAGCGCCCGTCAACTACACCGTATTCACCCTCGACGATCCCGACCGCTTGGTGATCGACTTGGAGGGCGTAGCGCTGTCCCCGGCCCTAGCGGGACTGCCCGACAAGGTGGCCTCATCCGACCCCTACCTCCGCGCGATCCGCGTGGGCCGCTTCAAGCCCGGGGTGGTGCGCGTCGTGCTGGACCTCAAGCAGCGGGTGAACCCCCAGGTGTTCGCGCTCAAGCCCATCGGCGATTACGGCCACCGGCTGGTCGTAGACGTGTACCCGCTCGCACCCCTCGACCCGCTCATGGCGCTCGTCATGAAAAAGGACACGGCGCAGGCGCCGGAGACGGGAAAGACCGAAGCCGCCCGCCCGCCCGCGGCAACAGGCAAAGCGCCCGAGGTGAAGCGGCTGCTCACCATCGCCATCGATGCCGGACACGGCGGCGAGGACCCGGGTGCCCGCGGCCCCGGCGGTACCCTGGAAAAGGACGTGACGCTGGCCATCGCCCGCAAGCTCAGGGCCCTGGTGGACAAGGAAGAGAACATGCGGGCCGCCATGATCCGCGACGGCGACTACTACATCCCTCTGCACATGCGAGTCGCCAAGGCCCGTAAGGTGAACGCCGACCTTTTCGTGTCGATCCATGCCGATGCTTTCATCAAACCCCACGCGCGGGGTTCGTCCGTCTTCGCCCTGTCCGAGCGCGGCGCGACCTCGGCTGCCGCCTCCTGGCTGGCCAAGCGCGAGAACGAAGCCGACCTGATCGGCGGCGTCAACCTCGACGTGCCCGATCCCTACCTCAAACAAACGCTGCTAGACCTTTCCCAGACGGCCACCATTGCCGACAGCCTGAAGCTAGGCCGCATGGTGCTCAGCGAGCTCGGCAATATCAACACGCTGCACAAAGAGGAAGTGGAGCAAGCGGGATTCGCCGTGCTGAAGGCGCCGGACATTCCCTCGATCCTGGTGGAGACGGCATTCATCAGCAATCCGGACGAGGAGCGGAAGTTGCGCGACGAAGCCTACCAGGAAAAAATGGCCCGCGCGATTCTTGCCGGCATCAAGCGCTATCTTGCCCAGAATCCGCCGATCGCCCGCTCCAAGCTGGCCCGGAGCGAACCGGAAACACAACAGCGTTGA
- a CDS encoding mechanosensitive ion channel family protein, whose product MNKLFENLGLELKEILPYLQDGVRILLILVMAWIILGVARRGIRLFRERMCARTADVEEVKRIQTLSRAFRYLVSVVVWAVAGMLILSTLGISIAPILATAGVAGIAIGFAAQSLVKDYFTGFIMLTENQIRVGDVVNIAGIGGLVEEVTLRYVRLRDYNGNVHFVPNGAISTVTNMSREFAHAVMDIGVAYREDVDEVFEVMRQVAKEMRQDEVFGPKILEDLEIAGVDQWADSSVIVRCRFKVVPLEQWAVRREYLKRLKRAFDERGIEIPYPHLTVYAGQDKHGKAPAFLVRHLDGGTRHATANPGAADR is encoded by the coding sequence ATGAACAAGCTCTTCGAAAACCTCGGCCTAGAGCTCAAGGAAATCCTGCCCTACCTCCAGGACGGCGTGCGCATCCTGCTCATCCTCGTGATGGCATGGATCATCCTCGGCGTCGCGCGCCGGGGCATACGCCTTTTCCGGGAGCGTATGTGCGCCCGCACCGCCGACGTGGAAGAGGTAAAACGCATCCAGACGCTGAGCCGGGCCTTCCGCTACCTCGTGTCGGTGGTGGTCTGGGCAGTCGCCGGGATGCTGATCCTGTCGACGTTGGGCATCTCGATCGCGCCGATCCTGGCCACAGCGGGCGTTGCCGGCATCGCCATCGGCTTTGCCGCCCAAAGCCTGGTGAAAGACTATTTCACGGGCTTCATCATGCTGACGGAAAACCAGATCCGAGTGGGCGACGTCGTCAACATCGCCGGCATCGGCGGCTTGGTGGAGGAGGTCACGCTGCGGTACGTGCGGTTGCGCGATTACAATGGCAACGTGCATTTCGTGCCCAACGGCGCCATCTCCACGGTCACCAATATGAGCCGCGAGTTCGCCCACGCGGTCATGGACATCGGTGTAGCGTACCGGGAGGACGTGGATGAGGTGTTCGAGGTGATGCGCCAAGTGGCAAAAGAGATGCGCCAAGACGAGGTCTTTGGCCCTAAGATTCTGGAGGACCTGGAAATCGCCGGGGTCGATCAGTGGGCGGACTCGTCGGTCATCGTCCGCTGCCGCTTCAAGGTGGTGCCGCTCGAGCAGTGGGCGGTGCGCCGCGAGTACCTGAAGCGGCTCAAGCGGGCCTTCGACGAACGGGGCATCGAGATTCCTTACCCGCACCTGACGGTCTACGCCGGGCAGGATAAGCACGGCAAAGCGCCGGCCTTTCTTGTGCGCCACCTCGACGGCGGAACGCGGCACGCCACCGCGAATCCGGGCGCGGCCGACCGATGA
- a CDS encoding autotransporter assembly complex protein TamA, whose protein sequence is MARLASHLRSRAAPFSVAGLILFFALLPVAAGTQAPQPEFAVEIDAPPAVRELLDEHLRIRRLASQPDMRRDRFVALYRQSEEQIRELLATEGYFSPRIETILDQQPSRWTARLRVDPGEPSYIRSVDIQFTGFITEDRWDNHRRMAELRAQWPLKVGKRFAQKLWDKSKQELLTALTDDRYAAAQIVHSEARVHPDERAVDLTVVIDSGPPFTLGPLIVEGLSRYPESLVRNLNRLAPGTPYTQKGLTDLQEDLLNTGYFASVLVAADVDRANPENVPIRVSVVEHRSKKLRLAAGFSTDVGPNGEISYTDRNVLGRAWAWTGGLRIAQKEQVAGTELSAPPAADGYRHATSLQWQRTDIQNEVTNTVGSFLRRSKVARGKETEASVGLVWQNKKISGIAADRLVSLPLQYTWTRRKVDDPIDPRAGWLLNGQATGATQAVLSDADFLRGYVKGMWFIPIGRRDTLALRGEAGAVYAPDPRKVPAQYLFRAGGSNSIRGYAYQSIGERVGDAVTGARVLGVVSGEYVHMLTERWGLSAFIDAGDATDRFDNFDFKLGYGAGVRWKSPVGPLSLDLAYGKATEELRIHFVAGFVF, encoded by the coding sequence ATGGCGAGGCTCGCTTCCCACCTACGTTCCCGCGCCGCGCCTTTCAGCGTCGCCGGGTTAATCCTTTTCTTCGCGCTTCTGCCGGTCGCGGCGGGGACCCAGGCTCCCCAGCCTGAGTTCGCCGTCGAAATCGACGCGCCGCCGGCCGTGAGGGAGCTGCTGGACGAGCACCTGCGGATCAGGCGGTTGGCCTCCCAACCGGACATGCGGCGCGACCGCTTCGTCGCGCTCTACCGCCAGAGCGAAGAGCAGATCCGAGAGCTCCTGGCCACAGAGGGCTATTTCTCGCCGCGAATCGAGACCATCCTCGACCAGCAGCCTTCCCGCTGGACCGCGCGGCTGCGCGTCGATCCGGGCGAGCCATCGTACATCCGGTCCGTCGATATCCAGTTCACGGGTTTCATCACCGAGGACCGCTGGGATAATCACAGGCGCATGGCGGAGTTGCGCGCCCAGTGGCCACTCAAGGTGGGAAAGCGATTTGCGCAGAAGCTGTGGGACAAAAGCAAACAGGAGCTCCTCACCGCCCTGACCGACGACCGCTATGCGGCCGCGCAGATCGTGCATAGCGAGGCCCGCGTGCATCCCGACGAGCGCGCGGTGGACCTTACCGTCGTCATCGACAGCGGGCCGCCGTTCACCCTGGGTCCCCTCATCGTCGAGGGTCTGTCGCGCTACCCCGAAAGCCTGGTGCGCAACTTGAACCGGCTCGCCCCGGGCACCCCCTATACCCAGAAAGGCCTGACAGACCTGCAGGAAGATTTGCTCAATACGGGATACTTCGCTTCGGTGCTGGTCGCCGCCGACGTCGATCGGGCCAATCCGGAGAACGTTCCGATTCGCGTCAGCGTCGTCGAACACCGGTCCAAAAAGCTGCGACTGGCCGCCGGTTTCAGCACGGACGTGGGCCCGAACGGCGAGATCTCGTACACCGACCGCAACGTGCTGGGCCGGGCTTGGGCATGGACCGGCGGACTGCGGATCGCGCAAAAGGAGCAAGTGGCAGGCACGGAACTTTCAGCTCCGCCGGCGGCCGATGGCTACCGGCACGCCACCAGCCTGCAATGGCAACGCACCGATATCCAGAACGAGGTCACCAATACCGTGGGCTCTTTCCTGCGTCGCTCCAAAGTGGCGCGCGGAAAGGAAACGGAGGCCTCCGTAGGCCTGGTCTGGCAAAACAAAAAGATCAGCGGCATTGCGGCCGACCGCCTGGTCTCGCTCCCGCTCCAGTACACCTGGACCCGGCGCAAGGTGGACGACCCGATCGATCCGCGCGCCGGCTGGCTCCTGAACGGGCAGGCGACGGGCGCCACCCAGGCGGTGCTCTCGGACGCGGACTTCCTTCGCGGCTATGTCAAGGGGATGTGGTTCATCCCTATCGGCAGACGCGACACGCTGGCGCTGCGGGGCGAAGCGGGCGCCGTGTACGCTCCCGATCCGCGCAAGGTTCCGGCCCAATACCTGTTCCGCGCCGGCGGCAGCAACTCGATTCGCGGTTACGCCTACCAGAGCATCGGCGAACGGGTCGGGGACGCGGTAACCGGCGCCCGGGTCCTGGGCGTGGTGAGCGGCGAGTACGTGCATATGCTAACCGAGCGGTGGGGCCTCTCAGCCTTCATCGACGCAGGCGACGCCACCGACCGGTTCGACAACTTCGACTTCAAGCTCGGCTACGGCGCCGGCGTGCGCTGGAAAAGCCCCGTGGGCCCCCTGTCCCTGGACCTGGCCTACGGCAAGGCGACCGAAGAGCTGCGCATCCACTTCGTGGCGGGTTTTGTGTTCTGA